The region TTATGCCGGCTGTTTAGCATTTCCGACATCGCCTGCTCACACAGGCCAAGCATAAATTCTCCTTTATCTCGGATCAGCCCTTTGCTGTCGGCAAGATCCAACTCGTCCACATCAAGCCAGAGTGGATTGATATAGTTCTGCGTGTAATTTGACAGGTTGATGCATACGCCCCCTAAGTTCTGGGCGATGTCAAAATACTCCAATGTCGGGTCGATGACGATAATATCATCACCCGTCTGTAAATATACCCCCAGCATCTCTGACTTACAGAAAAAGGACTTGCCACTGCCAGGTACGCCAAACACCATGGCGTTTCCATTGGTCAGTCTTTTTCGGTCCGCCACACACAGGTTTTTAGAGATCCGGTTCGTCCCATAGCATAAACCAGTCGGCTCATAAATTTCTTGTACGTTAAAAGGCATTAAAGCCGCGATATCCCGTGTAAGCATAGTGCGCATGGTTTCGACTTGTCGCACCCCTACGGGCAGAGCAGTATTTAATGCCTCTCGCTGTTGGAGATGATGTACCTCCATATTACAGAGATATTTGTTTCCTATCGTCTGGATTGTCTCTGTGATACTGTTAAGTTCTTCCCTGGTATCCGCAATCAGTACCATATTTACACCTGCAAAGAACAGGTTCTGGTCATTCTCCCGTACATCGTCCATCAGCGCTTCCAGGGTTTTCTTTTCCACTTTCTTTCCATAACTGATGTCACTTGCAAAGTCATTGTTTTTATTACGGACACGCTGCTGGCGTAAAATATCCGACTCCACACCCAGATATTTTTTCTGCAATGTTCTTGTTGTCAGATCCTTTGGCACAGGCACAATATCTATAGAGGTAATACTGTGTACAGGAACATTGGTAAGTTCATTGATAAAGGTGTCCGGCAGGCTTGTCGGATATCTTCTGATGAATACAGCCCTGCAGATTTTCCGTTCTGTTTCAAAATCATTCGGGGAATACTTAATCATGGAACCGCAGATATCATTTTTGTAATCTGTTTTACTTTGTACATACGCATCAAAATCAAAAGAAAATGTTTCTTCGTCACCAATGCGGTAAAAATTATACAGAACCCGGAGCCGTTCTGCCGCGTCAAGCGGCTCCAACTTTGAGCCTATCGCATGGAATTCCTGCTGCATCCCTCCTTCAAAAGTGTTATAAAATGCTTTTGCCTGTTCATAATCTTTCCGTTCCACAGTAACCGTAAGAAAGCGTTCCTGTTCAATCCCCTGTTTTCCCGCTACAATCCGTTCCTCTACGATATCATTGTAAACGTCCCGAAGATGGTCATAGCCATCATCTTTATCTGGTATCAGGACATTCTCCCTAAACTGGCTCATGTTCCTGTTTTTGTTGTATATTGTAATCTTAAAAGCAACATCAATCGCATTAACCAGCTTGCAATACTGCTTTAAGATTTCATACTTGTCTCCCTCCGACACCGTGACATAATTTATGTCAGCAAAACGGTATACCCTGCTGTACCGGTTCTTTGTATTCTCAAAAATACCATCCTTTGCAATCCTCAGAATCTCAATCTGCTGCTGAACACTCTTCGGGACTGCAAACAATGGTTTGTCCGCTTTTTTTAACTGTATGAAACGATCTGTAAAAATTCCCACTTCCGTAAACCTCCTTTAATCCAAGGCAGGCTACGGGAAGTAGTTTAGCGAATCCCGTAACCTGCTGGTCGCTAAACTACTTCCCACATATGTGGGATTATTTCATATCTTTTATTTCATGAACCTAAAGGCAAGTATCCCTGCCACGGCCACAACTAAAGCCCCCACTGTCAGTAGGATCATGCGCTTTGCTTTTTTCTTTACCATATTAAAATCCTCCTGTCCGTCAGACAGTCCTTTTTTTTCTTTTTTCTGCTGCTGTGTAGCAATTTTCTGCTCTTCTCCATAAGCGTCCTTTATCCAATCCACATTTTCCGTGGACTGGTATAAACAGGGCTTATTGAAAAAAGACATCTGGACCATTCTCCTCACCGTCTGCCAGAAACTAAGCCCATTGTGATTATAAAATCCCGTGAGTGCAATCGGCACCGCAACTGGCGTTGCCAGATAGCACGCTAATGTCATGCCGATTTTATCGTACAGACCGAGTACAATTCCCGCTCCCGCCCCCAGGGACAGTACACTGAATGTAAATTGCTTCACGGTCAGTCCCATCAGGAAGCTCTCCTTATAGTGCTGTAAATCCCTGCTGATTTCGATATCCATTTATCTCACCTTACCTTTCTTTACATTTTCAATCCTCTTTTTCCCCTCTTCAAAATAATCCTGACTGATCTCAATTGAGATGGAATCCCGTTCTGATTCAAGGGCAGCTTCCGCAAGGGCAAAGGAACCAGCATATTGGTCCAATACCAGTTCTTTTTTATCTGAAACAAATTCCAGTATCTGTTTTAGCAGTTCCACCGGCTTCTCCGATTGATGAACCCTATCAGCTTTTGAGATTGGCTGAATGTCAAAAGCCGTAGGAAGCATCCCTTTCGCTCCGGACATATAGTGTTTCATCTCCGGTTCTGCCTTGTCCTTCTTTGCGTCCGGCCGCATATCACGCGCACGTCCTTTTGAAAAGAACAGGATATCCTCTGTATTTTTTGCCTTCCGCCCCGTATTGGCAACGAATGTCCCCTTCCGCCAAGCCACCTTCGCGTAATATTCAAAGCCGCTTTCCTTCGCCATGGCCTTCACCTGGTAAAGATATTCGTAATTATCACCGTTTTCCTCCGGCAGAAACTCCACGAGGAAGTGCCCCTTCTTTAGAACACGGAATTTTTCGTCCAAATCCTGCTGTGTGTACTGGAACAAATCATAGGAGGCAAAGTCCCGGTTTCCCCCTTTTAAACTTTTTTTCAGCAGATATGGGTGGTCAGTGATAATTGCGTCAATGCTGTTATCCTCAAGGAAACTCAGATCACGTCCATTTCCCTGTATGAGCATACAGGTAATATCCTCATTCTCTGCATTTTTCTTCGTAACCGTATAGACGCCTTTGGCAACCCGTTTAAAAAGGCCCTTATTAATCCCTTCATAGATCCGCGCCCGGATGCTGGGTTCCTTCACCTCTTTTTCCGCATACTGGTATACACATTCCTTTGCATCTTTCAGAGAAAATTGGTCCACATCTGCGAAATACTCAAATAGCGTCATTTGTATGATTTTATCCTGCACCGCTGTTTCCAAACCCAAAGCCTCCTTTGCTTACAGCCCCAGGGCCTTGCTCGTCAGGCTCTGGGCGCCCTTTACACTTCCCACGGTCAGGGCAACCGTGAATGTCATTTCTCCTAAATATATCAAAGTCTTTGTCCAATCTGCATAGTCTCCTGCAAATTGTGGTAATCCTGAACTGATAAACGTATTACAAAGAATAATCGCCAAAGCCATAGTCACCGCCTCAAAAACTACGCTTATGAAATACTTCGTAAACTGTACGCTTGTGGCACTCACTCCCCGATTTCCTGCAACCGTTGCATAAGCGATACTGCCAAACGGTACGATTACAAGTATTTTTAAAAATCGGAAATAAACATTATAAATAAGGAAAAATCCGCAGATCAAAATAATCAGGCTTAAAAATACCGCCAGGATTAAAAATACAAGGCTTTCCACAAATCCCAGATTCTTGATAATATCTGCCTGCGCCGGGTCTATCGTAACCTGTGTGGCCTCACTCCCTCCAATCAGTCCGACAAGATTTCCAACACTTGTAAATATGGCTTTCATAATATCGACGTTGTATACCACCAGCCACTGCGCGATTCCAATCCTGATCAACATACGGAGAATCACTTCAAACCGCATCTCTTCCCGCACATCTACACTTTCCGAACAAAAACCAATCACAAAAAATAAAACAACCAGGCTTGAACCAACAGCAACGAAAATCGGTTCAATCCCGGTTATAACTCCCCATGGGCCGCCTCCTTTGAAAGAAGTCGGGGACTGTCCCAGCAGTTCAAACACCATGTTCACCTGCCCGTTCCAAAAGCCGAACACGACCTCAAGAAGCGAAAGGATTGCCTCGCCCAAATTAAAAATATCCATTTACCATCACCTCATTTCCGTATTTGGATATTATGATTACTAGAGTATCATTTAAAATAATTCTTTTAAAAGAACAAAAGCCTTGAAATTTGTTTGCATCACTACCTCCTTAGATGCGGCAGCTTATATTTACCCGTCTCCGTGTAAAACTCCGGAAGTGCATACCCCGGTGCGAGCAGTGAATTGTCCGATTTAATTAATCCTTTATCCAACATATCATTGATAACTTCAGCCGTTTTCAAATGAAAAAAACTAATGGCATCATAACCAACACAGATAAGAATATCCTCCTTAAATTCAGCCATAGGATTGTAAAACCATGTTTTTTCACACTTTTCGTGATTTAATTTCATGGCTTCGATTACCTTTTCCTCGTATGCTTCCAGGTTTTTCTCATAATAATCTTTCGCTTCAAGTTCAGTAAGAATATAGGCTGCTTGCAAATCAATGGCCCCTTTATAGTGAAAGGTTTTACCGTTCCGCAATTTTTTCGCTATATCAGCCAGTGAGTCAGGATATATATTACCCGATATCTCCAAATCCCTTATCCGCAAATGTTCCTCTCCCTTTGCAACATAAAACTCGTTTGCATGATATCCTAATTGAGTATAGAAATTTGGGGTTTTATCTCTGTAATCGGTATCCACCTGGAATCCCAGGCTTATGAATAAATTTTTACACTCTTCTCTACATTCCTGACTGGCTTTTGCCATTTCAAGTAAATTGTCTCCTATATCAACAAAAAAAACTACGCGCCTTAACTCCAGCATAGTGTTCCCTCCACGTTTTCATTAAAACAGCACAATCAACTGATGCCCAGGAACGTGAGGACTGTACTAATCCCCGCCATAATCAAGCCGGCAACGATGCCCTTTATCGCAGAATTCATGGAACTCGAATCCTGCTGCTGGTAAGACTGGGCAAACTCCATTACGTTTTTTGCAAGGATAATCACGCCAACGGCACCTATGATGGCAATTACGAGATTCTTCAGATTATTCAAAGGTGCCGTCACCACTTCCGCGCCTGACGCATATACATTTGTTGTATATAACATGGTTGCCATGGCTGCCCCAGCGGTTATACTGCTGATTCTGTTAATCATTTTTTTTGCTTTTTGCTTTTTTTCAGTCAAATTCTTCACTTAAAATCTCCTTTTCTTTAAAAAAGGGCGCAAAAATAGCAGGTATAAAAGAACCTGCTGCGTGCGCCCTCTATTTTTTGCAACAGATTCCCATATATCTGCCATCTTAGGCATAAGAAATATAGGGAAAATTAAGATTCTTGATGGCCGGTCAGTTGTTCGCGTATTTCACGCATTTGTCCGGCACTTTTATCTGATTTAAAGTAAGTCAATATATCCTGGTAGGAAAGACCTCCTACCAATCCAAGACGTATTTCTTCTAACTGCTCTAATGTATAATCATTATTTATTAGCATTTCATTAAACTGCTCTTCTGTAATCTGTCCCAAATCCTGCTTTTCTATATTCTCGATTTCAGTTATTTTGCGGTTCTTTTTCAGTTCATCTTCTGAAAATATCTTTGCCGGCATATCAGGTTCCTGCAATGACAGCAATTCGTCCAGTGTTATTTCATCTATCTGAACATTCAGCCCCTGGTCCCTCTGGCGTTCATAATATTCAAAAGACTGCCGGTTCAGTAATTCGCAGGTTGGCACTGTACTTTTCTCACGGATTGGTGTATGATGATATGGTGGTGCGCCTCCATCAAACGTCTCCTTGAAAAGAGGATGCGCCGGGGTATTGTATTTTGAATCTACAATCGGGTCAAATCCCCGGATAAAGATCAGGCACTTTTTATTATCCAGCTTTCTGGCCTCATCCGGTGTCAGTAGTTCCCTTCCCAGCACATCAAAGTTTCGGCTGCTGCTGCCATTTTTTCCTCTTGTTTCACCAGAACTCCGCTTATCTACCGTAGCCTTCCCGAGAATCTTAGAAATATAATCGTGTGTACTCTGTTCATTCCCGCCAAGGTAGACCAAAGTGTCACAGTTCCCTGGGATGACCTCCCATGTCTTTTCAAACAATGCTTTAATCTGCGCAAGGTTCTGTATAATAATGATCGATGAAATTTCTCGTGACCTCATGGTACTAAGTAAACCGCAATAATCATCCGGTAATGCAAATGGCAATAGGTAAACCTCTGGCACTGCCGCCTCGGGTTTTTCCCCTGCCCCGCACCGTGCATGATAGTTTCCCATCACACGGCGCTCCCCCGACTAAGAACATAATCTCTTAGTATCGGCTTGAGGCTATCCCTCCACCGCTTATTATCACGGTTTCCCTGGTACTGTGCCTCTACTCTCACAACCACTAATGCACTTATTATAGAAGTTTTTCTCCCCCTTCCTTTTCGCTGCAACTACGGTACTTTGTCGCTGATACAGTCAGCTCCCGTATTGGCTGCTTTCCACGTTCCACATAACTTAGGATTGCTACCACTTAGGCCGCTCCTTTAGCCCTGCAAGCATTATCTTCAAGGTAAATCCTCAAGATACCTATACCCTATAAGCACAGAAGGCATTTCATACTAACAAATTTTACTTTGCCCCGCCTGCGTACCCCTGGTACACCTGCATTTCTACAGGCTATTTGTTTAGAGCCGTACATTCGGAACTTTGTCAGACCTCCTTTGGGTCATTCTAGCCATATGGCAGCCCCACCCGCACTGTCACACACAACTCATACCTCTATGAATCTTTCCTCGCCTTTCAGCGTTAGGGTGTGCTTCGCACGACTTCCCCGCGCTTATAACCCCAACCATCTGTATCTGGCTGACGCTACGTGGAGTATCAGTGAATCCCCTTCCGGGCGTTACCCCATCATTTGAGATTTCAGTTATGCAGTTCTCCAAAGCCATTCATGGCTTTAGGCTGCGGTTTTGTCGGTTATTTCCACCGTTTTGGACGCAGAACGTGTCACACCATTAGCAAACTCATCAAGCATAAAGGTCACATGGATTGGTAATCTTCCTTCGTAAATAAAGTCAGCCTGGAAGTACAGTTCCTGGAATATCTGGCTGTAAAGCAGCCCTACAATGCTGTTGAACGATTTATCGGAATCCGGAATCACACAAAAAAGAGCTGTTTTTGTCTTTCCGTCACCATTTCTTCCCACCCCTATCTCCGGGATATTGATATCATCATGGTCCAGGATACGGAGGATTTGTGGATTTTCCAAAAAAGCCAGTCTGGAATTTGCACTGATAACAATACTCCGGACCGTATCAGCCGCTCCTCTGATTACTTTATAATACTGTTTGACTGCTGGATGATTGCTGCCCTTTTTACGCTCCAGGCGCTTAATCCTGCGGTCTAAGTCCGATGGCGAGCCATCATCACGTACCTCTGCTTCTCCCAGTAATTTCAGTACCGTGGAAAAGTTCTGTTCACTTTTGGGGCATTCCAGCCAAACATAGTAGAACAGCGCCTGCAGGTATAGCGACTCTGCTTTCTCCCAGAAGGGATCGCTGCTCTGGGAGTTTTTCGGGGTTGTATTGGCGATCAGGTTTGTAATTAATTTTACGACATCTGATTCCTTCCGGATATACATAAATGGATTATAGCAGTCAGACTCTTCCATGTTCAGCAGATTCAGGACTTTGACAACATAACCGTGTTTCTGTAAGAATCCCCCGCAGGCTTTTAAAATTTCCCCTTTCGGGTCAGTGATTATATAAGAAGAACGGTTAAGCTGTAACAAATTAGGCTTACAAAAGAAGAAACTCTTTCCCGCTCCACTTCCCCCGATGACCAAAGTATTCAAGTTCAGCTTCGTTTTACGCGAATCCATCCTCATACGGACATTTTGGCTTAGTATGCGGTTCTCTGTCTCGTCCTTCTCGGCTAACACCTGATTCACCTGTTTGATATCTGCAAATTTGGCTGTACCATATTCTTTTCCCGGCATATAGTTTTTTCTGCTGGTCAGATACATGGCAATCGCAATCATATATACGAATTCTGCTAGTAATATCCCCTTAAAAGTTGTATCATTGAAGTAATTTCCAAATGGGCGGGCCATAACCATGTTAAGACGCTCCATAAAGGTATTGATATCAATCCCCTGTTCCCAGATGCCATTAAGAAGATACCCGCCATATGCCGCCAGCACACCACCAAGTACAATCAGCCAGACAGAAGTTTTTTTCTTATTTTCCATTACCTTCCTCCCCGCTTTTTTAGTTGGCCTGCCATCTGCAGTTTCCGGTTTTCTTCTTTTTTCTTGTGCAGCATGTCTCTGGTTTCTTTCAAGACTGGATCATAGCTCTGGTTGTATAACTCTTCCCCGGTACGTTTTCCAATTACCTGCCCCTCATTATTCACCACGCTGTATTCTTTATCCTTTCGAAGATTAGTAAATATTGTTCTCTTCTCCTCACTGATATGGGATATGGAATTTTTATCTATCCACAGGTACTCATTCTTTTTGAACGGAATCCGTGTGAGAATTCTCTTTTCAGTCTCTTCCACCGCAAGGCTCCTGGCAATAAAAATCTGATGGATATTTGGATCGTCTCTGACAGCTTCCTTTGCATGCTGCAGTACCTTCCTCTGGCGGCTATTCATCTCAGACATCTGCTTCTGTGCAGCCTCTGCCTTATGCGGCTGCTCCATCCCCCGCACAATAGGCTCCATGTCCTCCGCATGCTGCCATTTCCCCTGTTTCTCATACGCATCAAACTCCTGTTTGTCCATTTTAAAGGCCATGCTGCCATCGTCATTGATCTCCAGGATTCCCAGGCTTTCCATATGTTTCAGTACAGGCTCTACTTCCGCCCATGGCATATCTATGGCATTACTGATTTCCCCAACACCCGCCCCTGGTGTCTGTGCCAGATATGTCCCAACTGCCTTAAATCCCCATGGAGAGATGGACTGTTCTTTAGGGGCGCTCTGCTTGTTTGGGTCCGACATATCCTTCTTGTCTATCCCGTAAGTCTCTTTCAGTTCCTTCTCCTCCCCGTTATCCAGATAATCCTGGATTGATTCAATCTTGCTCCCCTCGATGTCCCCCATGATTTGATTCACTCTGGGTGTAGCATCAGAATGAAAAAGGATTTCACTTTTGCAATCCGCTTTATTGATATCTGGGAGGAGTGCATAGCGGATTTTATATTTATCAGCCAGCTTTTTCACCTTATTAATATCAGTCGTATCAAAACGGAAAACCTGCAAATCGCCTCCTGTTTTAAGAAGGTCTTTTACGGTTGTCCTTCCGGATAAACGTTCCATCTCCACCAACCTGCCAACGAATTTTCCAATATCCTTAGCCGTATGAAGCCCGCCTCCGACAATTTTCATGAATATCTCAATTCCCTCAAATGATACCCGCAGGATTTGGGTAGCTTCCTGTATTTCTCCCATAGAACTCACCTCCTGACTGCTTCATTCTCTTTTTTCTTTTCATCTTCGCGTTTCCGCAGCTCCTCCAGCATCCGGTCCAATTCATAGTCCACATTCTTATCCTGCAGGATTTTCACAAGTAACCGATTTGCTATTTCCTGATTGATATTTGCCACCTCTAACTGTATGATATACTCTTTGATTCTCTCCTGCAGTTCGCTTCCGCCCCGGATGGCATACTGCTCTATAATCCCAGCCTCCAGGTTCCCCTGGGATTTTTCCTTTTCCCTGACCGCAGCGATGTGAATGACCGCATCATGCACACAGTCTAAGTCCTGCTGATGGAACGCATAACTTAAAAGTATCCTTTTATCCTCCTGGGTAAATACAAAGTCCTGCTTTTCCATTAAATCTATCATTTGATAGCACTCGCGAACCATTCTGATATTTAATGACACAACACCAGCCTCACGCATCTGTATGCCTCCTTTCCCGTACCAGCAGCATAATCTCACGCATTTTCCGCATTTTATCAGCAGTCAATTCCTTTTTGATAATCCGCTTTACTTCATCATCGGCCAGTCCTGAATCAAAGGCAGACCTGACTTCTTCAAGCTGTTCTGACGATAATCCTTCCGCAGCGATTTTATCCAATATATCCGATGTCTTCTGCGGGAACAGCTTCTCAAGAATAGTTTTTTTTGTCTGCGGCGGCTGCGGTCTCCAATAAGATGGAGGAACGGTAGATGCAGTTACCTTCTCTGTCTTTCCCTCAACCACTTCGGCATTTGATCGTGTTCTTGCCGCTGTAAGTTCCTCCTCCAGCTTCTTTATCTGTGTTTCCCGCGCCGCAGCTTCTTCCTGCAGTTTTTTGATCAAACCGTCTTTATCTTTTAGGTTCTCATATAAGTCCTTAATCTCCTGGTTTTTCTCGTCCAGGACGTGTTCTTTCACCAGTGTTGAGAGCACCTCAAACTTCTCGTTATTCTCTTTAAACTGCTGCAGGGACGTCTCCATCATTTTTATCAGATTTTCTGTATACTCCTTAAACGCCGCGCCTTCTGCTGAATCACCTGCATTTTTTTTGGCCTCAATCAATTGCGTTCTCATTTTTTTCATCCGGCTCGCCGGCAGATCCGGTGTCGCATAGGACATGATTTCTTCCTTCGTAAGCCCAGAGACGGAACCGGAAACAATTTCCGGTATCTGGTACTGGTCAAATGTGCCCTGACAGCACAAATCAACCAGTTCCCCGTCTACATCTTCAAGCATTGCAAAAACGGTCTGACGCATCTGCTCCGCATTAAGCTTTGGGATTGCAACCCGCCGCACGTCTTTAATGCCCAGCCCGTATTGGAAAGCCATCTGTATTACTTCAATCTGGTCCGCCCCCAGCTTTTTACGGCACTCTTCTAAATATTTCTGCTCTTCTATTGTCATATCTGCCTCCTGCAATAAAAAAAGACAAACCAATCGGCTGCCTCTCGATTCATTTCTTATCTTACTTTTGGGGAATTTGCTTTATTTTTCTGTTTTTCCGCCTTACCTTCCTGCTGAACCTGGGATACTGGTTCAAACTCGCTTTTTCCATGTTCCTCAAGCCATCCCATAATATCGTCAATCGGTGTTACAATAATTTTTTTCATGAAATCATTCGCAGCTATGGCCTGATATCCTGCACCCTGGTTCAAGATAATCATTTTTTCTGCATATTCCGAAATCTTACTATACTGGGTGTGGCTTTCCAGCAATTTGATTTTTTCCCGAAAAGACGCAATGAATAGCTCATATGGCATGGATAGGCATGTAATGCCTCGCTCCTCTGCAAATTTTAGTGCGTCTGTATAACTTTTTTGTTCTGATTCAGTCACTTTCCCATCATTGTCGAAAAACTGATACTTCAAATTATTCCTCCTATATATCAAGCAATCCCCTACCGTACCTTTCCTGATCGGGCCGGAACCTTATCCGTTATATTCTCTAAAGAAGAAATAAGAGCCATAATCTTTTCACTGTGACCTTTTTCCAAAACAGTCTCTAAATAGTCTATGATGTCCTGGCGCTTTTCCCGGTCTCCAATATCCCTGTAGAGGCGTCTTACCGGATCGGACTGGTTGTCCCCGGCTCTCATGTATCCCGCATCAAGATACTGGATAAAGTCTGTTTCCTTCATCACATCGTTCAGTTCCCATGCCACTTCCGCCATTTCTTCCTTCTTATCTGCTTTCCTGACAGCTCCGACCTCATCTAATTTATCTGCCAGGTTCACTCCCTGCTTCCTGTCCCGGTCAGGTAAGAGCGAAGAACGGTACATCAAAAAGCAGGTTAGATGGTCCCTCAATCTATGATTGTCTAAGACCGCTCTAATCCCAGGTATTTTTTCCCCTGCTGGTACTAAATCACGGAAACTCTCAATATATGCGTCTCCCAGCTTACATTCCAAAAGATATTTTTTTATTTCAGAAGCCAGTTTTTCCAGTTTATCCTGCTCATAGATCACGACTTTCTCCTCCTCTTTCCCTGCTTTTCTGCTTGTCTCTGCTCTGCATTCTCTCCTTTTGCTCCTGCATAATTTTCTTCCCTATCCTCTGCTGTCGCCTTACCTCCGCAAGAACCTCATTGAGCCGGCGATTTTTCTCCTGGAAATTCAGGTACAACTGCTCTGCTGAATCAAATGTGTACCCCATATCCAACAACTGCGTTTTTAGCTGCTCTGCCTGCAGGTATTCTTCCTTAAATTCCTCATATCCCTCCTCATAT is a window of Enterocloster clostridioformis DNA encoding:
- a CDS encoding DNA-methyltransferase, whose translation is METAVQDKIIQMTLFEYFADVDQFSLKDAKECVYQYAEKEVKEPSIRARIYEGINKGLFKRVAKGVYTVTKKNAENEDITCMLIQGNGRDLSFLEDNSIDAIITDHPYLLKKSLKGGNRDFASYDLFQYTQQDLDEKFRVLKKGHFLVEFLPEENGDNYEYLYQVKAMAKESGFEYYAKVAWRKGTFVANTGRKAKNTEDILFFSKGRARDMRPDAKKDKAEPEMKHYMSGAKGMLPTAFDIQPISKADRVHQSEKPVELLKQILEFVSDKKELVLDQYAGSFALAEAALESERDSISIEISQDYFEEGKKRIENVKKGKVR
- a CDS encoding PrgI family protein translates to MDIEISRDLQHYKESFLMGLTVKQFTFSVLSLGAGAGIVLGLYDKIGMTLACYLATPVAVPIALTGFYNHNGLSFWQTVRRMVQMSFFNKPCLYQSTENVDWIKDAYGEEQKIATQQQKKEKKGLSDGQEDFNMVKKKAKRMILLTVGALVVAVAGILAFRFMK
- a CDS encoding PcfB family protein gives rise to the protein MGEIQEATQILRVSFEGIEIFMKIVGGGLHTAKDIGKFVGRLVEMERLSGRTTVKDLLKTGGDLQVFRFDTTDINKVKKLADKYKIRYALLPDINKADCKSEILFHSDATPRVNQIMGDIEGSKIESIQDYLDNGEEKELKETYGIDKKDMSDPNKQSAPKEQSISPWGFKAVGTYLAQTPGAGVGEISNAIDMPWAEVEPVLKHMESLGILEINDDGSMAFKMDKQEFDAYEKQGKWQHAEDMEPIVRGMEQPHKAEAAQKQMSEMNSRQRKVLQHAKEAVRDDPNIHQIFIARSLAVEETEKRILTRIPFKKNEYLWIDKNSISHISEEKRTIFTNLRKDKEYSVVNNEGQVIGKRTGEELYNQSYDPVLKETRDMLHKKKEENRKLQMAGQLKKRGGR
- a CDS encoding VirB4-like conjugal transfer ATPase, CD1110 family, giving the protein MGIFTDRFIQLKKADKPLFAVPKSVQQQIEILRIAKDGIFENTKNRYSRVYRFADINYVTVSEGDKYEILKQYCKLVNAIDVAFKITIYNKNRNMSQFRENVLIPDKDDGYDHLRDVYNDIVEERIVAGKQGIEQERFLTVTVERKDYEQAKAFYNTFEGGMQQEFHAIGSKLEPLDAAERLRVLYNFYRIGDEETFSFDFDAYVQSKTDYKNDICGSMIKYSPNDFETERKICRAVFIRRYPTSLPDTFINELTNVPVHSITSIDIVPVPKDLTTRTLQKKYLGVESDILRQQRVRNKNNDFASDISYGKKVEKKTLEALMDDVRENDQNLFFAGVNMVLIADTREELNSITETIQTIGNKYLCNMEVHHLQQREALNTALPVGVRQVETMRTMLTRDIAALMPFNVQEIYEPTGLCYGTNRISKNLCVADRKRLTNGNAMVFGVPGSGKSFFCKSEMLGVYLQTGDDIIVIDPTLEYFDIAQNLGGVCINLSNYTQNYINPLWLDVDELDLADSKGLIRDKGEFMLGLCEQAMSEMLNSRHKSIIDRCIRKLYLDIAMSKEKYVPVMSDFYDLLMKQPEEEARDIALGLELFVSGSLNIFNHQTNLDVDNRFIVYGIRDLGKELSAIAMLVMLENVRARIARNAEKGRATWLYIDECHVLLGTGEHSGRSEYSGKFLYSLWKKVRKQGGLCTAITQNISDMLQNYTAVTMLANSEFIALLKQANVDSQELSRVAGIPEAQLKYVNGCNSGMGILKHGEVIIPFDARVKKNNIIYDLFNTNLHEKNKQGIKTDDQYS